Proteins from a genomic interval of Aquabacterium sp. J223:
- a CDS encoding PEP-CTERM sorting domain-containing protein (PEP-CTERM proteins occur, often in large numbers, in the proteomes of bacteria that also encode an exosortase, a predicted intramembrane cysteine proteinase. The presence of a PEP-CTERM domain at a protein's C-terminus predicts cleavage within the sorting domain, followed by covalent anchoring to some some component of the (usually Gram-negative) cell surface. Many PEP-CTERM proteins exhibit an unusual sequence composition that includes large numbers of potential glycosylation sites. Expression of one such protein has been shown restore the ability of a bacterium to form floc, a type of biofilm.), whose translation MILAFVRRMALQGLAALTLQAGLLTSALAVPLLYQYAGTVTQVRSTYEGLVISLPSLPIEVGHAVWGTITFDPSDPPISPHGDSYVVYGPQAVKFTLNVAGLAYATSENLSYVFPYAHLLSILGNAAGPEMDGVPPIVANLLVDGSPAVSPSGITDSGLLALNRGTLNFAELVDPLTSTLRRVHEVNFRISSVAPVSPIPEPASLASLLAGLAALILRRRFKHCLRAAAWPAIPGLLLARQRQRGADHRFLQRAGHEPQCVFLFRLFGPVL comes from the coding sequence TTGATCCTGGCCTTCGTGCGCCGCATGGCGCTGCAGGGCTTGGCCGCCCTGACGCTGCAGGCTGGCCTGCTGACGTCGGCGTTGGCAGTGCCGCTGCTGTACCAGTACGCCGGCACGGTCACGCAAGTGCGGTCGACCTACGAAGGCCTCGTCATCTCGCTGCCGAGCTTGCCCATCGAAGTGGGCCATGCCGTGTGGGGGACGATAACCTTCGATCCATCGGATCCGCCCATCTCGCCGCACGGTGACAGTTACGTCGTCTACGGGCCACAGGCGGTCAAGTTCACCTTGAACGTTGCGGGTCTGGCCTATGCCACGTCGGAGAACCTGTCGTACGTCTTTCCTTACGCTCACCTGCTGTCAATCCTCGGCAACGCGGCAGGACCTGAGATGGATGGCGTCCCGCCCATCGTCGCCAACCTGCTAGTGGATGGCTCACCGGCCGTCTCGCCTTCAGGCATCACCGATAGTGGCCTTCTGGCATTGAACCGCGGAACCCTCAACTTCGCCGAGCTCGTCGACCCGCTCACCAGCACGCTGCGTCGAGTGCACGAAGTGAACTTCCGCATCAGTTCGGTCGCGCCCGTCAGTCCCATACCGGAGCCGGCGTCCTTGGCCTCGTTGTTGGCAGGTCTCGCCGCCCTGATCCTTCGCCGCCGCTTCAAGCACTGCCTGCGCGCCGCCGCTTGGCCTGCCATCCCGGGCCTGCTGCTGGCCCGTCAACGCCAACGCGGTGCCGATCACCGGTTCCTTCAGCGGGCAGGTCACGAGCCTCAGTGCGTCTTCCTATTCCGTCTTTTTGGGCCAGTCCTTTAG
- a CDS encoding LuxR C-terminal-related transcriptional regulator — translation MDFDTVLDLHRSLLEGEGQDGALTAFLAKARRAFNANAIALFSPDAVGSTDVQFLSQGLAAEQLATVAQWTHDDPWINRRLAMRLPMDTGMVTLGSSYLAPHELRRTAYYSDCARQAGIFHIGCVLVDNGNQPGGLPRMHFSLVRPEDADDFDAQTTTKALQLLAPALRASLLVRRSRAWQSQAKASVIAALDGHPVPTFVLGVDGEVLFANHAAQALMRRSQHVRITGGRLRGVFQLNAHGFAAVLASCAANGASRVGLWAGDGEAVATGELLLTQSQDIRLRSVWPGMAQVMSVTVDSLASVKDRLQAVADFYAFSKAEQAVLTLCSQGLSPDQVAVHQGVKVSTVRTHIRSLLEKTGERRLADVVGRLTRK, via the coding sequence GTGGACTTCGACACGGTGCTGGACCTGCACCGCAGCCTGCTGGAAGGCGAAGGTCAGGACGGTGCCCTCACGGCCTTTCTCGCCAAGGCGCGCCGAGCGTTCAATGCCAACGCGATCGCGCTGTTCTCGCCGGATGCGGTGGGATCGACGGACGTGCAGTTCCTGTCCCAGGGATTGGCCGCCGAGCAGTTGGCCACCGTCGCGCAGTGGACGCATGACGATCCCTGGATCAATCGCCGCCTTGCCATGCGGCTGCCCATGGACACCGGCATGGTCACCTTGGGTTCCAGCTACCTGGCACCCCATGAATTGCGCCGCACCGCCTATTACAGCGACTGCGCACGCCAGGCCGGCATCTTCCACATCGGCTGTGTGCTGGTCGACAACGGCAACCAGCCCGGCGGCCTGCCCCGCATGCACTTCTCGCTGGTGAGGCCGGAAGACGCTGACGACTTCGACGCGCAAACCACCACCAAGGCCCTGCAACTGCTGGCCCCGGCGCTGCGCGCCAGCCTGCTGGTGCGCCGCAGCCGGGCCTGGCAGTCGCAGGCGAAGGCCAGCGTCATCGCGGCGCTGGATGGCCATCCGGTGCCGACGTTCGTGCTTGGCGTGGATGGGGAGGTGCTGTTCGCCAACCACGCCGCACAGGCGTTGATGCGGCGGAGTCAGCACGTGCGCATCACGGGCGGGCGGCTGCGGGGCGTCTTCCAGCTCAACGCCCATGGGTTCGCTGCCGTGCTCGCGTCCTGCGCGGCCAACGGCGCCTCTCGCGTGGGCCTGTGGGCGGGAGATGGTGAGGCCGTGGCTACCGGCGAGTTGCTTCTGACCCAGAGCCAGGACATTCGGCTGCGGTCCGTGTGGCCAGGGATGGCGCAGGTGATGTCGGTGACGGTGGACTCGCTGGCGTCCGTGAAGGACCGTCTGCAGGCCGTGGCCGACTTCTACGCATTCTCCAAAGCCGAACAGGCCGTGTTGACGCTGTGCAGCCAAGGCCTGTCGCCCGACCAGGTGGCCGTGCACCAAGGCGTCAAGGTGTCCACCGTGCGCACGCACATTCGCAGCCTGCTGGAGAAGACCGGCGAGCGGCGATTGGCGGATGTGGTGGGGCGCCTGACACGCAAATAG